CATATCGGCGTATCCCAATATTAAATTAGTTTCTACTCTATATAGTGATAGTAATGTAGCAAAGGCTATGGATGTTACTAACGATATGTTGACCTCTTTCCCAAATATAAAAGGGATTTTCGCTGCTAACGAATCCAGTGCGGTAGGTTGCGCTCAAGCCATTCGAAGTAAAGGGAAGGCAGGTCAGATAAAAATTGTGGCATTTGACGCTGCGGAAGAAGAAATTCAAGCACTAAAAGAGGGCGTCATACAGGCACTTATTGTGCAAAATCCATTTAAGATGGGTTATCTCGGTGTAAAAAGTGCCTATGATGCAATACAAGGAAAACCTGTTGAGAAAAGAATTGACACGGGTGTTACTATTGTGACTCCTGAAAATATGAATGACCCTGAAATCCAAAAAATCCTGAACCCCAGTTAATATATTATCCCTGTATTAACAAATATCGCTAAAACAAATGCATAATATTTCTATAACAATTGTATGCGAAAACACAGTAGGTAAAACAGGACTATTAGGAGAGCATGGATTAGCCTTTTTCATTCAGCATAAGAAACATACCCTATTGTTTGATACAGGTGCCGGATATGCACTCATTCATAATAGCAAAAGGTTGAATATAGATTTATCGTCTATTAATTATCTTATTCTCAGTCATGGGCATTACGACCATACTGGGGGAATGAAGAAACTTTTTAAGATTGTCCGCATTCAAAAAGTATTTGCTCATCCAGATGCTTTTCGTAAAAGGTATGTTAAAGATGCAGATGGGAAAATTCGTGAAATTGGTTATAGAGG
The nucleotide sequence above comes from Candidatus Hydrogenedens sp.. Encoded proteins:
- a CDS encoding MBL fold metallo-hydrolase, translated to MHNISITIVCENTVGKTGLLGEHGLAFFIQHKKHTLLFDTGAGYALIHNSKRLNIDLSSINYLILSHGHYDHTGGMKKLFKIVRIQKVFAHPDAFRKRYVKDADGKIREIGYRGPSLKILNDITQFVPTKISTKITDNIFVSGTIPRTTPFENPATFLS